The following are from one region of the Maribacter aquivivus genome:
- the folE gene encoding GTP cyclohydrolase I FolE translates to MSPYRNLEEYNLEITDEVKSRYSSIIDEIGEDVEREGLVKTPERAAKAMLFLTQGYKQDPVEILKGAMFKEEYDDMVIIKDIELYSLCEHHMLPFFGKAHIAYIPNGQIVGLSKIPRVVDVFARRLQVQERLTHDILECINNTLKPKGVAVVIEASHMCMMMRGVQKQNSVTTTSGFRGQFEKIETRNEFLKLISAKLS, encoded by the coding sequence ATGTCCCCATATAGAAATTTAGAAGAGTACAATCTTGAAATTACCGATGAAGTTAAAAGCAGATATTCATCTATTATTGATGAAATTGGTGAAGATGTAGAAAGAGAAGGTTTGGTTAAAACACCAGAGCGTGCCGCTAAAGCTATGCTATTTTTAACTCAAGGGTATAAACAAGATCCAGTAGAGATTTTAAAAGGGGCAATGTTTAAAGAAGAATATGATGATATGGTTATTATAAAGGATATTGAATTGTATTCTTTATGCGAGCATCATATGTTGCCATTTTTTGGCAAAGCACATATTGCATATATACCTAATGGTCAAATTGTTGGGTTAAGTAAAATACCTCGTGTTGTTGATGTTTTTGCTAGAAGATTACAGGTGCAAGAAAGGCTAACACACGACATTTTAGAGTGCATCAATAATACATTAAAACCCAAAGGTGTTGCTGTTGTAATTGAGGCGTCTCACATGTGTATGATGATGCGTGGTGTACAGAAACAAAACTCGGTAACTACAACTTCAGGATTTAGAGGACAGTTCGAAAAAATTGAGACAAGAAACGAGTTTTTGAAACTAATCAGCGCAAAACTTTCTTAG
- a CDS encoding monoheme cytochrome C — MKKQNHDKVKHNVKDLFRKIWLVSVILAIVAAALIYFVKDSNLSNEPDTEIVDMPVEVDFDKIENGIHLRTGFIDAPGMIETIQNCTNCHSSKLVIQNRMNAERWKSTIKWMQETQNLWELGENETVIINYLVTNYPPKKVGRRAALTDVEWYQLKE, encoded by the coding sequence ATGAAAAAGCAAAATCATGACAAAGTAAAACACAATGTTAAAGATCTTTTTAGAAAGATATGGTTAGTAAGTGTTATTCTAGCTATTGTAGCTGCTGCGTTGATATATTTTGTTAAAGATTCAAATCTATCTAACGAACCAGATACAGAAATTGTGGATATGCCTGTTGAAGTTGATTTCGATAAAATTGAAAATGGTATTCACTTACGTACTGGTTTTATTGATGCGCCTGGTATGATAGAGACCATTCAGAATTGTACCAATTGTCACTCATCAAAACTTGTTATTCAGAATAGAATGAATGCGGAACGCTGGAAATCTACCATTAAATGGATGCAAGAAACTCAAAATTTGTGGGAGTTAGGTGAGAATGAAACTGTAATTATTAATTATCTGGTAACCAATTATCCGCCGAAAAAGGTGGGTAGGAGAGCTGCTTTAACGGATGTTGAGTGGTATCAGTTAAAAGAATAG
- a CDS encoding sulfite oxidase, with translation MKRRSFVAKSSLGGLAALLGVDIVYKNVMPAGYTPVALQDSDPFKLFNKDKGMVVLNDKPWNIEAQAHLLDDRITPNKSIFIRNNGLIPEKIDVEKWTLTIDGESAQQEKTYTLAELKSKFKHHTYQLTLECGGNGRSEFDPPAKGNQWTIGAVYCASWTGIRLRDVLEDVGIKDDAVYFGYHAADIHLSRDPTKEPISRGAPMSKALQDETILAFKMNGEDIPLAHGYPLRVIAGGWPASVSGKWLQRISIRNIVHDGTKMTGTAYRVPCKPVAPGEKVTDEDMCIIESMPVKSLVTYPKSGATLSKGKKLNIRGHAWAGELEVSKMEYSIDFGATWNTCTIEKPANRLAWQHFSAQIYFQQEGYYEVWAKATDANGISQPMLLPGWNPKGYLNNACHRIAVKIT, from the coding sequence TTGAAGAGAAGAAGTTTTGTAGCAAAATCTAGTTTAGGTGGTCTAGCTGCCTTATTAGGTGTAGATATAGTTTATAAAAATGTAATGCCAGCTGGTTATACTCCTGTAGCCTTACAAGATTCAGACCCATTTAAATTATTCAATAAAGACAAGGGTATGGTCGTTTTAAACGATAAACCTTGGAATATTGAGGCTCAAGCTCATCTTCTAGATGATAGGATAACACCCAATAAATCTATTTTTATTCGAAATAACGGACTCATTCCTGAGAAAATCGATGTAGAAAAATGGACGCTTACCATAGATGGCGAATCTGCCCAACAAGAAAAAACGTATACCCTTGCAGAACTTAAATCTAAATTTAAACATCACACCTATCAATTAACACTGGAATGTGGTGGTAACGGTAGAAGTGAATTTGATCCTCCTGCGAAGGGTAATCAATGGACAATTGGTGCGGTGTACTGTGCTAGCTGGACAGGTATTAGATTACGCGATGTTTTAGAAGATGTAGGTATAAAAGATGATGCCGTATATTTTGGATATCATGCAGCCGATATACATTTGAGTAGAGATCCTACAAAAGAGCCAATATCTAGAGGTGCGCCGATGTCTAAGGCTTTGCAAGACGAAACCATATTAGCTTTTAAAATGAACGGAGAGGATATTCCTTTAGCTCATGGATATCCATTACGGGTAATTGCTGGTGGTTGGCCTGCTTCGGTTTCCGGAAAATGGTTGCAACGCATCAGTATTAGAAATATAGTTCATGATGGTACTAAAATGACTGGTACTGCTTATAGAGTGCCTTGTAAACCGGTTGCGCCTGGTGAGAAAGTGACAGATGAAGATATGTGCATTATAGAATCTATGCCTGTTAAATCTTTAGTAACATACCCTAAGTCTGGGGCAACGTTATCTAAAGGGAAGAAGTTGAATATTAGAGGGCACGCTTGGGCGGGTGAGTTGGAGGTTTCTAAAATGGAATATTCTATAGATTTTGGTGCCACATGGAATACCTGTACTATTGAAAAACCTGCTAATCGTTTAGCTTGGCAACATTTCTCAGCACAAATTTATTTTCAGCAAGAAGGATATTATGAGGTTTGGGCAAAAGCAACTGATGCCAATGGTATTAGCCAGCCAATGTTATTACCAGGTTGGAATCCAAAAGGGTATTTAAATAACGCTTGTCACAGAATAGCCGTAAAAATCACATAG
- a CDS encoding type 1 periplasmic binding fold superfamily protein: MKRNKTLKAVLALSLMATVMTSCSSDDDTPEVVNEEEIITTMTVTLTSADGTATLQSQDLDGDGPNAPVITADNLTANTTYSGSIELLNETETPAEDITEEVAEESDEHQFFFGLTGSLAEVTYTDTDEDGNPIGIEFELTTGDAGSGTITITLRHEPKKPNDGTTADAGGETDIAQTFTVVVE, encoded by the coding sequence ATGAAAAGAAACAAAACCCTAAAAGCAGTTCTAGCCCTAAGTTTAATGGCTACAGTTATGACTTCATGTTCTAGCGATGACGATACGCCAGAAGTAGTAAATGAAGAAGAAATAATTACTACCATGACTGTTACTTTAACTAGTGCTGATGGTACTGCAACACTTCAATCTCAAGATTTAGATGGAGATGGACCAAATGCTCCTGTTATAACCGCAGACAATTTAACAGCAAATACAACTTATTCAGGAAGTATAGAATTGTTGAATGAAACTGAAACTCCTGCAGAAGATATTACTGAAGAAGTAGCTGAAGAATCTGATGAGCACCAGTTTTTCTTTGGACTTACTGGTTCTTTAGCTGAAGTGACTTATACTGATACTGATGAGGACGGTAACCCAATAGGTATTGAGTTTGAATTAACTACTGGCGATGCTGGTTCTGGCACTATTACTATTACGTTACGTCATGAGCCTAAAAAACCAAACGACGGCACTACCGCTGATGCTGGCGGAGAGACTGACATTGCTCAAACTTTTACCGTAGTAGTAGAATAA